The following are encoded together in the Nyctibius grandis isolate bNycGra1 chromosome 5, bNycGra1.pri, whole genome shotgun sequence genome:
- the LOC137663693 gene encoding lactosylceramide 4-alpha-galactosyltransferase-like, producing the protein MSNCLPKLTAVVLSHRLRALFILTISFVFFASVMLYWRTGEDAEGQLYSFSAQSRHEQLLPCLPHPTASGPPPPPGDVFFVETSERTNPSYLFTCSVESAARTHPGTRVVVLMKGLANGNASLPNHWAFSLLSCFPNVEIRPLDLLELFSGTPLAKWYLQAYHRWEPYYLPVLSDACRITIMWKFGGTYLDTDFIVLRNLKNLTNALGIESEDVLNGAFLSFKPRHEFMELCMQDFVDNYNGWIWAHQGPGLLTRVFKKWCSVRNIQNNMSCKGVSALSPEAFYPIYWEDWKKLFEAISSSELYRLLKNTYAVHVWNKLSHGTRLEITSQALLAQLYSQFCPATYAKMKKDSEG; encoded by the coding sequence ATGTCCAACTGCCTGCCAAAACTGACCGCGGTGGTGCTGAGCCACAGGCTCAGGGCTCTGTTTATCCTCACCATTTCATTTGTATTCTTTGCCTCTGTCATGTTGTACTGGAGAACTGGGGAGGATGCTGAGGGCCAGCTCTACAGCTTTTCTGCACAAAGCAGGCATGAACAGTTGTTGCCTtgccttccccatcccactgccagTGGTCCCCCTCCTCCACCGGGGGATGTGTTTTTTGTGGAGACATCAGAGCGAACTAACCCAAGTTACCTGTTCACGTGCTCTGTGGAGTCAGCGGCCAGGACACACCCTGGGACAAGGGTCGTGGTGCTCATGAAAGGTTTGGCAAATGGGAATGCCTCATTACCCAACCACTGGGCATTCTCATTGCTGAGCTGCTTCCCCAACGTGGAAATCCGGCCACTGGACTTGCTGGAGCTTTTCTCAGGGACGCCTCTGGCAAAGTGGTACTTGCAGGCTTATCATCGCTGGGAGCCTTATTACTTACCCGTCCTGTCTGATGCCTGCAGAATTACGATCATGTGGAAATTTGGTGGCACCTACCTGGACACAGACTTCATTGTGCTTAGGAACTTGAAGAACCTCACCAACGCCCTCGGTATTGAGTCTGAGGATGTACTGAATGGGGCCTTTCTATCCTTCAAACCCAGGCATGAGTTCATGGAGCTTTGCATGCAGGACTTTGTGGATAACTACAATGGCTGGATCTGGGCACACCAGGGCCCAGGACTCTTAACGCGTGTCTTCAAGAAGTGGTGCTCCGTCAGGAATATCCAGAACAACATGAGCTGCAAAGGTGTGAGTGCTCTTTCCCCAGAAGCCTTTTATCCTATTTACTGGGAGGACTGGAAGAAGTTATTTGAAGCAATCAGCTCCTCAGAGCTTTACAGGCTCCTTAAGAACACCTACGCAGTGCACGTATGGAACAAACTGAGCCATGGGACAAGGCTAGAGATCACGTCCCAGGCTTTGCTGGCTCAGCTGTATTCTCAGTTCTGCCCTGCCACATATGCGAAGATGAAGAAGGACTCTGAAGGGTAG
- the LOC137664324 gene encoding lactosylceramide 4-alpha-galactosyltransferase-like, whose amino-acid sequence MSNCLPKLTAVVLSHRLRALFILTISFVFFASVMFHWRTGEDAEGQLYSLPTQSRHEQLLPCLPHPTASGPPPPPGDVFFVETSERTNPSYLFTCSVESAARTHPGTRVVVLMKGLANGNASLPNHWAFSLLSCFPNVEIQPLDLPELFSGTPLAKWYLQSEHQKEPYYLPVLSDACRITIMWKFGGTYLDTDFIVLRNLKNLTNALGIESRNLLNGAFLSFKPRHEFMELCMQDFVDNYNGWIWAHQGPGLLTRVFKKWCSVRNIQNNMSCKGVSALSPEAFYPIHWRHWKKLFEAVSSLELHKLLKNTYAVHVWNKLSHGTRLEITSQALLAQLYSQFCPATYVKMKKDSEG is encoded by the coding sequence ATGTCCAACTGCCTGCCAAAACTGACCGCGGTGGTGCTGAGCCACAGGCTTAGGGCTCTGTTTATCCTCACCATTTCATTTGTATTCTTTGCCTCTGTCATGTTCCACTGGAGAACTGGGGAGGATGCTGAGGGCCAGCTCTACAGCTTGCCTACGCAAAGCAGGCATGAACAGTTGTTGCCTtgccttccccatcccactgccagTGGTCCCCCTCCTCCACCGGGGGATGTGTTTTTTGTGGAGACCTCAGAGCGAACTAACCCAAGTTACCTGTTCACGTGCTCTGTGGAGTCAGCGGCCAGGACACACCCTGGGACAAGGGTCGTGGTGCTCATGAAAGGTTTGGCAAACGGGAATGCCTCATTACCCAACCACTGGGCATTCTCATTGCTGAGCTGCTTCCCCAACGTGGAAATCCAGCCCCTGGACTTGCCGGAGCTTTTCTCAGGGACGCCTCTGGCAAAGTGGTACTTGCAGTCTGAGCATCAGAAGGAACCTTATTACTTACCCGTCCTGTCTGATGCCTGCAGAATTACAATCATGTGGAAATTTGGTGGCACCTACCTGGACACAGACTTCATTGTGCTTAGGAACTTGAAGAACCTCACCAATGCTCTTGGTATTGAGTCTCGGAATCTACTGAACGGGGCCTTTCTATCCTTCAAACCCAGGCATGAGTTCATGGAGCTTTGCATGCAGGACTTTGTGGATAACTACAATGGCTGGATCTGGGCGCACCAGGGCCCAGGACTCTTAACGCGTGTCTTCAAGAAGTGGTGCTCCGTCAGGAATATCCAGAACAACATGAGCTGCAAAGGTGTGAGTGCTCTTTCCCCAGAAGCCTTTTATCCTATTCACTGGAGGCACTGGAAGAAGTTATTTGAAGCAGTCAGTTCCTTGGAGCTTCACAAGCTCCTTAAGAACACCTATGCGGTGCATGTATGGAACAAACTGAGCCATGGGACAAGGCTAGAGATCACGTCCCAGGCTTTGCTGGCTCAGCTGTATTCTCAGTTCTGCCCTGCCACATATGTGAAGATGAAGAAGGACTCTGAAGGGTAG